A stretch of Malus sylvestris chromosome 11, drMalSylv7.2, whole genome shotgun sequence DNA encodes these proteins:
- the LOC126589374 gene encoding uncharacterized protein LOC126589374, with product MEGSSLLSLGCSSSSPHLKPHFSFSSSSSLLFGKSHLLGLIPRPLLAHSTLSLPSPRTALRTSSFPLDQALEKPSNGSADTLPKIDKSGRFCSPRAARELALSIVYASCLEGSDPIRLFEKRINVRREPGYEFDRASLLEYNPMSFGGPPVTVETVEEADELLRKDEKESAIEAEVLAAPPKLVYSKLILRFTRKLLVAVMDKWDSHVLVIDNVAPPNWKDEPAGRILELCILHLAMSEITVLETRHPIVINEAVDLAKRFCDGSAPRIINGCLRTFVKQIEEAGGLTRALGYKQNVVT from the exons ATGGAGGGAAGCTCGCTTCTCAGTCTCGGCTGCTCCTCTTCTTCTCCCCATTTAAAACCTCATTtctctttctcctcctcttcttccttgctcTTCGGAAAATCCCACCTTCTGGGTTTAATCCCCAGACCCTTACTCGCCCACAGCACCCTATCACTCCCTTCCCCTCGAACCGCTCTCCGCACTTCGTCCTTCCCTCTCGACCAAGCTCTCGAAAAGCCCAGCAATGGCTCAGCAGATACGTTGCCCAAGATTGATAAGAGTGGCAGATTCTGCAGCCCCAGAGCCGCCAGAGAGCTCGCTCT GTCGATTGTTTATGCTTCTTGTTTAGAGGGTTCTGACCCAATACGTTTATTTGAAAAGCGAATAAATGTCCGTCGAG AACCCGGGTATGAATTTGACAGGGCATCATTACTTGAATATAATCCCATGAGCTTCGGAGGACCCCCTGTCACAGTTGAAACTGTTGAGGAAGCAGATGAGCTCCTGCGCAAAGATGAAAAGGAATCTGCAATTG AAGCAGAAGTTCTTGCAGCTCCTCCAAAATTGGTATACAGCAAACTGATTTTGCG ATTTACAAGGAAACTTTTGGTTGCAGTCATGGATAAATGGGACAGTCATGTGCTCGTTATTGACAACGTTGCCCCTCCAAATTGGAAG GATGAGCCAGCAGGCAGAATATTGGAGCTTTGCATCCTCCACTTGGCAATGTCAGAAATAACAGTGCTCGAAACAAGACACCCGATTGTCATTAACGAG GCCGTAGATCTTGCTAAACGGTTCTGTGATGGATCAGCACCCCGTATTATCAATGGTTGTCTTAGAACATTTGTCAAACAAATTGAAGAAGCTGGTGGTCTAACTCGGGCTCTGGGGTATAAACAGAATGTGGTCACTTGA
- the LOC126590848 gene encoding TATA-box-binding protein-like: protein MEAQGLNQYQVNKTKGMAEEGSHPVVVDLSKHPSGIVPTLQNIVSTVNLDCKLDLKAIALKARNSEYNPKRFAAVIMRIREPKTTALIFASGKMVCTGAKSEEQSRLAARKYARVIQKLGFPAKFKDFKIQNIVGSCDVKFSIRLEALVVSHCAFSSYEPEIFPGLIYRMKQPKIVLLIFVSGKIVLTGAKARTETYEAFENIYPVLTGFRKNQH, encoded by the exons ATGGAGGCGCAAGGTCTCAATCAGTACCAAGTCAATAAAACAAAGGGAATGGCAGAAGAAGGAAGCCATCCAGTAGTAGTAGATCTGAGCAAGCACCCTTCTGGGATTGTCCCTACTCTCCA GAATATTGTCTCCACTGTCAATCTGGATTGCAAATTGGATCTTAAAGccattgcattgaaagctcgtAATTCTGAATACAACCCAAAG CGTTTTGCAGCTGTGATCATGAGAATAAGAGAGCCGAAGACCACTGCCTTGATATTTGCGTCCGGTAAAATG GTTTGTACGGGAGCTAAGAGTGAAGAACAATCGAGATTGGCAGCACGAAAG TATGCTCGAGTCATCCAGAAACTCGGTTTTCCAGCTAAGTTCAAA GATTTCAAAATCCAAAATATAGTTGGTTCTTGTGATGTAAAATTCTCCATAAGACTTGAAGCCTTGGTAGTATCCCACTGTGCTTTCTCCAGC TATGAACCAGAAATTTTTCCAGGCTTGATATATCGAATGAAACAACCGAAGATTGTGCTCCTCATCTTTGTGTCTGGAAAAATTGTCCTGACAGGAGCGAAG GCAAGAACCGAGACGTATGAAGCCTTTGAGAACATTTACCCAGTTCTTACAGGATTCAGGAAAAATCAGCATTG A
- the LOC126590847 gene encoding 2-oxoisovalerate dehydrogenase subunit beta 1, mitochondrial-like, translated as MGLSRFGGLVKRLGVARRRPFATSSSSSSSSSTAAGDGTIVRGTGSKSLNLYSAINQALHIALETDPRSYVFGEDVSFGGVFRCTTGLADRFGKQRVFNTPLCEQGIVGFGIGLAAMGNRAVAEIQFADYIFPAFDQIVNEAAKFRYRSGNQFNCGGLTIRAPYGAVGHGGHYHSQSPEAFFCHAPGLKVVIPRSPLQAKGLLLSCIRDPNPVVFFEPKWLYRLSVEEVPEHDYMLPLSEAEVIREGTDITLVGWGAQLSVMEQACKEAEKDGISCELIDLRTLLPWDKDTVEASVRKTGRLLISHEAPVTGGFGAEISASIVERCFLRLEAPVARVCGLDTPFPLIFEPFYMPTKNKILDAIKSTVNF; from the exons ATGGGGCTGAGCAGATTTGGAGGACTGGTCAAACGGCTTGGAGTTGCCAGGAGAAGGCCATTTGCaacctcctcttcctcttcctcctcctcctccaccgccGCCGGTGATGGAACGATTGTTCGTGGCACTGGTAGCAAATCATTGAACCTCTACTCTGCCATCAACCAAGCGCTCCACATCGCCTTGGAAACTGATCCTCG TTCTTATGTATTTGGAGAAGATGTGAGCTTTGGTGGGGTCTTCCGCTGCACAACAGGCTTAGCTGATCGCTTCGGTAAACAAAGGGTTTTTAATACCCCTCTTTGTGAACAG GGCATTGTAGGATTTGGCATTGGTCTAGCAGCTATG GGTAATCGAGCTGTAGCAGAAATCCAATTCGCAGATTATATTTTTCCAGCTTTTGATCAG ATTGTCAACGAAGCTGCAAAGTTCAGATACCGAAGTGGAAATCAATTTAATTGTGGAG GTTTAACAATAAGAGCCCCCTATGGAGCTGTCGGCCACGGTGGACATTATCACTCACAATCTCCTGAAGCTTTCTTCTGTCATGCCCCTGGTCTCAAA GTGGTCATCCCTCGAAGTCCACTCCAAGCAAAAGGCTTATTGCTGTCGTGCATACGTGATCCAAATCCTGTTGTGTTTTTTGAACCAAAG TGGTTATACAGATTATCAGTAGAAGAGGTTCCTGAGCATGATTACATGTTGCCTTTATCAGAGGCAGAG GTAATTCGAGAGGGCACTGATATAACGCTTGTTGGTTGGGGAGCTCAGTTATCTGTAATGGAACAGGCCTGTAAAGAAGCTGAAAAA GATGGAATTTCTTGCGAACTGATAGACCTGCGAACTCTTTTACCGTGGGACAAGGATACAGTGGAGGCCTCTGTCAGAAAGACAGGAAGGCTTCTT ATAAGTCATGAAGCGCCAGTTACTGGAGGATTTGGTGCTGAAATATCCGCTTCAATTGTTGAACGCTGCTTCCTAAGG TTAGAAGCACCTGTTGCAAGAGTCTGCGGTTTGGATACCCCCTTCCCTCTCATCTTCGAGCCCTTTTATATGCCCACCAAAAACAAG ATATTGGATGCAATCAAATCAACCGTAAATTTCTAG